From the Hypomesus transpacificus isolate Combined female unplaced genomic scaffold, fHypTra1 scaffold_116, whole genome shotgun sequence genome, the window CAGAACAATCTAAAAGAGTTATGGGCTCTGTTTGATTTTGCTTGTCACGGGGCTCTCCTTGGGACAGCCAAGACTTTTAAAACGGAATATGACAATCCCATCACCCGGGCAAGGGAGAAAGATGCCACCCCAGGGGAGAAGGCCCTGGGACTCAAGATGTCGGAGAACCTGATGACCATCATCGACCCGTACTTCTTGAGGAGAACCAAAGCCGAGGTGCAGAGAAAGAAGCAGGAATCTGAAACGGCCAATCGCGACGACTCGGAGGCAGACGGCTCCAAAGATATTCGGAGGCGCGGCGGCGCTATAATGCCGACCCTGACCAGAAAGAATGACTTCATCATCTGGACATACCTAAGCCCAATTCAAGAGGACATCTACAATAAGTTTCTATCCTTGGACCAAATCAAGGAGCTGCTCATGACCACCAGGTCACCACTCGCCGAACTGAACATCCTGAAGAAACTATGCGACCACCCGAGACTCCTCTCTGCCAGGGCTGTTGCTCAGCTCGGCCTGGAAGAAGGAACGTCCGCAAACGTCAACGATGAAAACGCGTCCGCTGCCAACATGATCGACAACATATCGGACAAAACGCTGATATCGGAATCGGGCAAGCTGAGGTTCCTTGTCGACCTTCTGCTCCGGCTCAAGGAAGAAGGCCATCGCACGCTCGTTTTCTCCCAGTCGAGGAAGATGCTGGACATCATGGAGCGAGTCCTGGTCAACATGGGCTTCAAGGTCATGAGAGTCGACGGCACTGTGATTCACCTCGCCGAGAGAGAGCGACGCATCACTGTCTTCCAGAGCGACAAGCGCTACTCTGTTTTTCTCCTGACGACACAAGTGGGAGGGGTCGGAATCACGCTGACTGCCGCCGATAGGGTGGTTATTTTCGATCCCAGTTGGAACCCAGCCACCGACGCACAGGCGGTCGACAGGGCCTATCGAATTGGACAGAAGGAAAATGTCATCATATACAGGCTGATCACCTGCGGTACGGTGGAGGAGAAGATCTACAGGCGGCAGGTGTTCAAAGATTCTCTGATCCGACAGACCACGGGTGACAAAAAGAATCCATTCAGGTACTTCAGTAGACAAGAGCTGAAGGAGCTTTTCACGCTGCAAGACACCCGGTCCTCCTCCACGCAGCTGCAGCTTCAGTCACTGCACTCGACCCAGAGGTGCAGTGACCCTCAGCTCGACGAACACATCGCCTACCTTCACACTATGGAGATGTTTGGCATCTCCGACCATGACCTCATGTTCTCCAATGAAACGCATAACCAAGAAGATCATCCCGAGGATCAGGAATCCCACCAGTACATCGAGAACCGGGTCCAGAAAGCTCACGAGCTGATGATAGCCGAGTCCGACTTGCACAAGCAGCTTAAAGAAAGCATTGAATCTAGCACCGAGCCAGCATGGCTGCGAAAACCACCACAGAACACAATGGGATCAACTGAGAGGAAACCCAAGGGTCCAAGCCCcggccccaaccccccctctcctaaaAACAGCTTTGCGCTTGTTGATCTTACCCAAACTGGGTCGCGAGTTGAGAGCAACATACTTAATCTGAGTGACAAGTTTGTTGATCTAACTGTGGATGAAAGCATAGAAGATCCAAATACGCCGACACGGAGTGAGGAAAACAATGACGTCAACTATTCCATGGATCTGTCTCCTGAGGAGGTACTGGCGGATAATGACGCGCTTGACGATTCTGTTCAAGAGGTGATCGACGAGTCTTTCCCGGTGAAGGAGGGTGACATGACTACTAACGGTGTGGAGCTCAGCGGTCAAGAGAATGCCACTTCACCTGCGGAACACAACAGTCGAGCAGACACTCCCTCACCCGATAAACAAGACAAACACCAAGATGTGTACTTCTCTTCTGAACTTAAAAGCCCGTCACTGAATCATCCGCGTGAATCCTCGGGAGACGCGAGAGACTTGCCTGTCAAACCCCTGAAGAATCATCGACTGTCTATGCTACAGACGTCAAATATCAGCCAAGGGAGTCCTAAAGAAACACCCTCAAAAGTAGAGGACGACTTGGAGTTTCTTCCAAGTAGTTTCAATTTAAAATGGGAggacagtgccagtgatgctTCGGGAGAGGAACCCGAGGAGAACCAGGGGGGGAATTCAGGGTTTGCACTGCAGATGGATGGCAGCTACATTGAAGGAGAAAGCCCAGCCGTGAAATCCCTGAAAGAGAATAATGCCTTCAGTCTCGACGGAACCCACGTCTCCGATGCGGACCAGTCCGTAAACGACTCCTTCATCCACACCAAAAAAAAGAACAGGGCCGCGCTCATTTACGACAgcgaggaagacgaggagggcTGCGATTCCAACGTGAGTGAATTAGACGAACCCTTTAAAGGTTTGGGATCTTCCACACCCAAATTGGTCCGAACTCTGTCCACCCCCAGCAGGGTCCGAAAGAGCTTCGGAGGGAACACCTCAGTGGCATCGAGACGGTCCTTTGTGGAATCTGTAATTGAGGATATAGAGGACCTGCAAGAAGAcatggatgatgatgatgctgctGTTTCAAATGAACACTCTGATGGCGAAAGCAATGGAGGAGAGACGAATGGGACGAATGCCGAGTctctgatggaggaggaggaggaggagcccagCGGAGAAACGCCGAACACTGAGAACGATGAAAGCGAGGGAGGAAGAAATGAGTCGATGAACGTCGGAGATTCCGAAACGGGAGAAGATGAAGAAAGTATGCTGGAAGAATCGACCAGTGATCCTGAGCTTGCGTCTAGTGAGAGAATGGATCACTACACTGCTAAAATGGATGTCTCAAAGTCTGACACATTGGAAATGGAAAAGAACGATTCATCTGTGACTGAGGGGAAAACTTATGAATCACTTGTAAAAATGGGGAAACAGTGTTACACAGAGGG encodes:
- the ercc6l gene encoding DNA excision repair protein ERCC-6-like, coding for MDAAKHMDEVRVTEICEKLDKSSLMTTDKMDTYHGYVKEGKDAARQGNMSKSLELFQLAYKIHPSDKLKGRIQKLKEAIKEMEQQNSEDEFEDFVNVNNCGLMLFKDLYDKLYDYQKEGVAFLYGLYGRKGGILADDMGLGKTIQVISFLSGMYDAELVKHALLVMPTSLIKNWVKEFAKWTPGMRVKEFHGSSKTERNRNLEKIQRRGGVIITTYQMLINNWELLASYHGGEFKWDYVILDEAHKIKTSSTKTAKSASAIPAQNRLLLTGTPVQNNLKELWALFDFACHGALLGTAKTFKTEYDNPITRAREKDATPGEKALGLKMSENLMTIIDPYFLRRTKAEVQRKKQESETANRDDSEADGSKDIRRRGGAIMPTLTRKNDFIIWTYLSPIQEDIYNKFLSLDQIKELLMTTRSPLAELNILKKLCDHPRLLSARAVAQLGLEEGTSANVNDENASAANMIDNISDKTLISESGKLRFLVDLLLRLKEEGHRTLVFSQSRKMLDIMERVLVNMGFKVMRVDGTVIHLAERERRITVFQSDKRYSVFLLTTQVGGVGITLTAADRVVIFDPSWNPATDAQAVDRAYRIGQKENVIIYRLITCGTVEEKIYRRQVFKDSLIRQTTGDKKNPFRYFSRQELKELFTLQDTRSSSTQLQLQSLHSTQRCSDPQLDEHIAYLHTMEMFGISDHDLMFSNETHNQEDHPEDQESHQYIENRVQKAHELMIAESDLHKQLKESIESSTEPAWLRKPPQNTMGSTERKPKGPSPGPNPPSPKNSFALVDLTQTGSRVESNILNLSDKFVDLTVDESIEDPNTPTRSEENNDVNYSMDLSPEEVLADNDALDDSVQEVIDESFPVKEGDMTTNGVELSGQENATSPAEHNSRADTPSPDKQDKHQDVYFSSELKSPSLNHPRESSGDARDLPVKPLKNHRLSMLQTSNISQGSPKETPSKVEDDLEFLPSSFNLKWEDSASDASGEEPEENQGGNSGFALQMDGSYIEGESPAVKSLKENNAFSLDGTHVSDADQSVNDSFIHTKKKNRAALIYDSEEDEEGCDSNVSELDEPFKGLGSSTPKLVRTLSTPSRVRKSFGGNTSVASRRSFVESVIEDIEDLQEDMDDDDAAVSNEHSDGESNGGETNGTNAESLMEEEEEEPSGETPNTENDESEGGRNESMNVGDSETGEDEESMLEESTSDPELASSERMDHYTAKMDVSKSDTLEMEKNDSSVTEGKTYESLVKMGKQCYTEGKLGDALSCFLRALDIQDGDPEIQLLTIQLYRKIHTK